The Mesorhizobium sp. M3A.F.Ca.ET.080.04.2.1 genome contains the following window.
AATGCTCGGCGACCTCGGCCTTGACGGCGATGTCGCAGTCGCCTTGCCCGGCCTCGAAGAAATGCTCGGGCCGAACGCCGAGCGCCACCTCGGCGCCTGCGGCCGGTGCCGCGTCGCAAAGCGGCTTGCGCAGTCTCGCGCCGCCATGATTGACGAGTTCGATGGTCGCGAAGCCGTGCCCTGCCTCGACGACCCTCGCGGCGATAAAATTCATCTTCGGCGAGCCGATGAAGCCGGCGACGAAGCGATTGGCCGGATCGTCGTAGAGGTCGAGCGGAGCGCCGATCTGCTCGACATTGCCGGCCTTGAGCACGACGATCCGGTCAGCCAGCGTCATCGCCTCGGTCTGGTCGTGCGTCACATAGATCATGGTGGCGCCGAGTTCCTTGTGCAGGCGCGAGATTTCGATCCGCATCTGGACTCGCAATTCGGCGTCGAGGTTGCTGAGCGGCTCGTCGAAGAGGAAGACCTGCGGCTCGCGCACGATGGCGCGGCCGATGGCGACGCGCTGGCGCTGGCCGCCGGACAATTGCTTCGGCCGCCGCTGCATCAGCTCGTCGATGCACAGGATTTCGGCGGCGCGCTTCACCCGCCGATCGGTGTCGGCCTTGGGGTTGCCGTTCATCCTCAGACCGAAGCTGAGGTTCTGCTCCACCGTCATATGCGGATAGAGCGCGTAGGACTGGAAAACCATGGCGATGCCGCGGTCGGCCGGCTCGACATCGTTCACCACCTTGCCGCCGATGGCGATCTCGCCGCTGCTGATGTCCTCGAGCCCGGCGACCATGCGCAAGAGCGTGGACTTGCCGCAGCCGGACGGGCCGACGAAGACGACGAACTCGCCATCGGCGATGTCGATGCTGGCGCCATGGACGACTTCGAAGACGCCGAAGCGCTTGACGACATTGGTGAGGGTGACCGCAGCCATCCTGGTCCTGTCCTATTTGACTGCGCCGGCGGCGATGCCGGCGATGAAATGACGCTGCAGCAGCACGAAGACGACAAGCATCGGCACGGTCAGCATGACGGCGCCGGCCATGATGCCGCCCCATGAAACCTTGGTCAGGCCGATCAGCGTGCCGAGCGCGACCGGCGCCGTCATCGCGCCGGGCTGGCTGTTGATCAGCAGCGGCCACAGATAATTGTTCCAGGAGGCGAGGAAGAGGATGATGGCAAGCGCCGCCAGCATCGGCCGCGCCAGGGGCAGCGCGACGAAAAGGAAGATGCGCCACTCCTTCACGCCCTCGACGCGCGCGGCGTCGAACAGCTCGGCCGGCATCATCGAGAAGGCCTGGCGCATGAAGAGCACGCCGAGCGAATTGAACAGCGGCGGCACGATCAGCGCGACCCAGGTGTTGGCGAGCTGGAAGTCGCGCGCCACCATTATGAATTGCGGGATCAGCACGACCGCATAGGGAAGCGTGATGGTGCCGAAGATGATCGCCACCACCATGCCCTTGCCGAAGAACTCGTAGCGCGCCAGCGCCCAGCCGGCCATCGAGGTGAGCAGCACCGACAGAAAGGTGTAGGTCACCGCGACCGAGACCGAGATGCCGATGGCGCCGATGAAATTGGTGTCGCGCTCGAGATTGCCGACATTGTCGAGGAAGCTGTCACGCGGCAGAAGCTGGATGCCGGGGCTGAAGATGGCGTTGTCGGGCATGGTGGCGAACACCACCATCATCCACAGCGGGAACAGCCAGACCAGCGCCAGCGGCGTCAGGACGAGATGCAGCAGGATGCTGCGGCCGAGGCGATTGTTGGCGCGCGAGGTCATTTCGGGTCTCTCGTCAGCCAGAGCTGCACCAGGGTGATGGCGATCGCCAGCCCGGCCATGGTGTAGGCGATGGCCGAGGCATAGCCGAAATTGAGCGAGCGGAAACCCTGGCGGTAAAGCAAGAGACCCAGCGTCTCGGTGCCGCCGCCCGGTCCGCCGCGCTCGGTGATCAGGAACGGCTCGGTGAAGAGCTGCATGGTGCCGATGATCGACAGCACGGCGCAGAAGACGATCACCGGCTTCAGCAGCGGCAAGGTGATGTAGAAGAACTGCTTGACCTTGCTGACGCGATCCAGCGTCGCCGCCTCGTAGACGTCGTCCGGAATGGACTGCAGGCCGGCGAGGATGATGATGGCGTTGTAGCCGGCCCAGCGCCAGGTGACCGCGATCATGATCAGCGCCATGGCCGGCGTGTCGTTGGAGAACCAGTCGATTTTCGGCAGGCCGACGCCGTTGAGCAGCTTGTTGACGATACCGAAATCAAGGCTGAACATCAGCCGGAACACCGCCGAATAGGCCACCTCGCCGACCACGACCGGAGCGAAGAAGGCGAAGCGGTAGAGACCGCGCAGTTTCAGCAGTGGCGAATTCAAGAGCACCGCCATCACGATCGCCAGCGCGATCATCACCGGCACCTGGATGACGAGGATCAGCAGGGTGTTCTTGAGCGCGTTGAAGAAGGCCGGGTCGCCGATCAGGCGGCCCCAGTTGAAGGCCGGCGCGAATCGCCACGGCACGGTGCGAGTCGCCTGGAAGGAGATCAGGAAGGAACTGATGATCGGCCAGATCCAGAAAATGGCGAAGACCAGCAGATAGGGCGTGAGGAAGCGATACGCGGTGGCGTTCCGGTAGCGCATCGTCTTCCTCCTTTCCGGTTCCGGGATTGTGACATGCCGCCTCTGGCGTCGTGTCAGCTATAATGCCGGTGTGGCTCGCGGTTCCATTTCAGCGCAGCCTCAACTGTCGATGCCGCCGCCGCCCCTCATCGCCCGCCGGGCACTTCTCCCCGTATAGTGACGGGGAGAAGGGGCTGGGCGCACCGCCGGCGCCCCCCGACCTTGGCGATTGGCGAAACCGTTGGCGACAGCGCCCCTCTCCCCGTCACTATACGGGGAGAGGATGCCGGCAGGCAGGTGAGGGGCAGCGCCGACGGTCCGGCAATCTTGCTGTCGAAACTGCCAGCGGCACCATTCCCGCCTCCTCACTTTACCGGCAGGCCGGTCGCCGAGGCGATCTGGTTGGCGGCGTCGTCGAGCGCCGCCTTGGCATCCGGATAGCCGCCGCCCAGATATTTGGTCTGCACGGCGCGCATGATGATCTCGGCATCGCTCTGGAACTGCGTGCCGCGGCTCGGCACCACCTTGGGCAGGGTGGCGAGAATGTCCTTCCACACCGCCTGGCCGCCCCAGTAGTCCAGACCCTGCGAGACGTAGGGGTCTTGGAGCGCCGAGATCAGCGACGGCACCAGGCCGAAATCCTTCAGCATGGTGATCTGGCCTTCATTGGTCTCCAACGTGTATTTCAGATAGGCGTAGGCCGCTTCCTTGTTCTTGCTGGCCGAGGTGATGGCCAAGGAGGAGCCGCCGAGATTTGCGGCACGCGGCCCGTCGGCGGTGAGGCTGGGCATCGGGTAGACGCCCCACTTGCCGCTCTCCTTCGGCGATTCGGTGCGGATCGTGCCTTCATACCAGCCGCCATAGACCTGGCTGGCGACGGTGCCGGCGGTGTTGTTGGTGATCTTGGTGCCCCAGTCGGCCGACGACATGATGCCGGCGTCCTTCATCTCCTTGATCTTGGTCAGGGTATCGACGCATTTCGGCTGGTTGACCGTGATCGACTGGCCGTCCTCGGCGAAGTAGCCGCAGCCTTGCTCGTTGGAGATCATCCGGAAGAATTCGGTGTCGCCGTTGAAATCGGCATTGGTCATGGTGACGCCGGGATTGACGGCCTGGATCTTCTTGCCGGCGGCGATGAAATCGTCCCAGGTCTTGATCGAGGCGGGATCGACGCCAGCCTTTTCGTAGAAGTCGCGGCGGTAGAACACCGCCACCGGTCCGGAATCCCACGGCATCGCGTAGGCCTTGTCGCCCACTTCGAGCTCGGTGCGCTTGAAATCGGGGAATTTCTTCTCGTCCTCGGCGGTGTAGCCAAGCGTGTGCAGGTCAACGAAACAGTCGGGGAACTGACTCCAGTAGTTCTCGGCCTCGCCATTCTCGATCGAGACGATGTCGGGCAGACCGACGCCGCCGGCGGCGCAACCGGCAATCGACTTGTCATAGGTAGGCTGATTGCCGAGGTCCTGAACGGTGACCTTGATGTCGGGATACTTCTTGTTGAAGCCGGCTACCGTGGCCTTCAGCGAGGAAGCGGCGATGTTCCAGCTCCAAATCGTGATTTCGCCGGATTGCGCCAGCGCCGGGCCGGAGCCCAGCGCAAGCAAAAGCGTGGCGCAGGTCAGTGTGGTGCGCATTGAAATCCTCCCATTTCGTTTGCTCTCTCACCGTGAGCGTGGCTAGATTATGCGGCGCGGAAGGCTTGTCCCCGACAAAGGGAATAAGAAGTTGGCGGAAAGTAAGATGCCTGGGCGTCCGTTCTATCAGCCCGGCGCGAGCAGCGTCGAAGGCCTGCCCTTGGCGCTGCAGATGTTCCACAACCATCCGCTGGTGATGCTGAAACCCCACTGGCACGCCCAGGTCGAGGTGAACTTCATCGTGCGCGGCAGCGTGCATTACCGCATGGCGGAGCATGAGATATCGCTTTCGGCCGGCGAGATGTGCCTGTTCTGGGGCGGCCTGCCGCACCAGATGGACGACCTGACGGATGACGCCATCTATGCCGGCGCGCACCTGCCGCTGGTGCATTTCTTCAGGCTGCATTTGCCGGCCGATGTCAGGCACCGGCTGATGACCGGGGCGACGCTGGTGACGAATGCCACCGACCAGTCTGACAATGATAATTTCAGACGCTGGAACGAGTATGCGCGCTCGGGCGATCCGGCAAAGGCCGAACATGCCGTCAACGAGCTGCTGTTGAGGCTCGAGCGGGTGCGCTTCGAGCCGTACCGGCTGGTGCCGGGGACCGGACCGGGGCAAGGTGCCGGCAATCCCTTCGACCAGCAGTCGTCGCGCAATGTCGGGCGCATGTGCGACTTCATCGCCGAAAATTTCCTTTACGACATCGATTGCGTGAACATCGCTGCCGCCGCCGACATTCACCCGAAATACGCCATGAGCCTGTTCAAGAAATCGACCGGCATGACGCTCAACGAGTATGTCAACCTGCTGCGGCTGAGCTACGCGCAGGCGCTGCTGATGCATGAGGATGCCAATGTTCTTAAGGTGGCGATGGACTCCGGCTTCGGCTCGCTGAGCGCCTTCAACAAGTCGTTCCGCAAGCTTGCCGGCATGTCTCCCTCCGATTTCCGCAGGGCGGGCGGCCGGTAGCCCATCACCTCTCTCCCTCACGTGCCGCGCGGCGGGCGCTCTGCCACAATATGGCGAGGCAGCCGAGCAGGATCAGCACGCCGCCGGCGAGCGGCGGCAGTCCGAGCAGCTTCACGGCCGCTCCGATCAAGGCGATCAGGACCAGCGCCAACAGCGCCAGGCTGCCGTCGTCGACGAACATGCCGACCAGCTCCTTCAGGATGAGGCTGAGGATCTTCATCGGGCGCTTCCTTCAGCGGGCCTAGGATAGACGCCGCGCAGCCGGCGCACGATGGCGAAGGACGTCCCGGCAATGATGCCGAAAATGGCTATGAGCGCGAAATCCTCGCCGGGCCACTCGGCGCCGAGGCCCTCACCGGTCCAGAATACGCCGAAGCTGGTCAGCATCAGCCCGACAATGAATTTGAGCGCGTTTTCCGGAACGCGCGCCAGCGGGCGGTGGACGGCCAGGCCGACAAGCATCACCAGCACGAAAGCCGCCAGCGCACCCAGGCTGGCATAGAGCGTCTGCCCATGCGCGGCGCCGACGGCGACGACGATGAACACCACCTCCACGCCTTCGAGCAGCACCGCCTTGAAGGCCGCCACGCCGGCCAGGTAGTCGGCGCGGCGGTCGGCCGCCTGGCGGCCAAGCGCGGCGGTCTGCCGCAAGAAGGCCGCCTCCTCGTCGCGCAGCGCGAGGATGCCGGCTCTGCGCAGGATCGCCTTGCGCAACCAGCGCATGCCGAACAGGATGAGAAGCACGCCGACCACGAATTGCAGGACGGTGATGGGGACGAGCGCCAGCAGCGGTCCGAAGGCCAGCACCAGCGCCGCCAGCACGGCGAGAGCTAGCGCGGCGCCCGTCAGCGCCGGGCGCCAGCTGCGCGTCACGCCGACGGCAAGCACGATGGTGAAGGCTTCGACGACCTCGACAAAGGACGCCAGGAACGATGCCGTGACGGTGGAGAGGATGGGTGTCAGGTCGTGCAAAGGTCGGGTCTCCAGCATTGCCGCCGAGTGATCACGCTCGACGCGCAGCCCTTGTTCAATCGGTTATGAAGCCCAAACTATGGCAGATTGGAATATGCGGACGACCGGCGGCGGCGTGCCCGCCTTGCAGCCCGATCTTAGGCGATGCCATAACGCCACGAACCAGCTAAGGAAACAACCGGATGGCGATACCGGCGAGACGTCTTTCCCCACGCACCCCGATCGACGGCCGGCACCGGCAGATGCTGATCGACGGCCAGTGGTGCGACGCTGTCAGCGGCCGGACATTCGAAACGCGCAACCCGGCCACCGGCGCCCTGATCGGCACCGTGCCGCAGGCCGACGCGAAAGACATCGATCTCGCGGTTTCTGCGGCGCGCCGCGCCTTCGAAGGGCCGTGGAGCCGGTTCAAGCCCTATGAGCGACAGCTGCTCCTGCTGAAGATTGCCGATCTGATGGAGCGGCATTGGGAAGAGCTGGCGCTTTCCGACACCACCGATATGGGCATGCCGATCACCCGCACCCTGGCCAACAGGAACCGCGTGCTCGGCATGCTGCGCTTCTATGCCGGCATGGCGACGTCGATCCACGGCCACACGATCGGCAATTCGCTGCCGGGCGAGATCGTCTCCTACACGCGCAAGGAGCCGGTCGGCGTGGTCGGCGCGATCATTCCCTGGAATGCGCCGACCGCCGCCTCGATCTGGAAGATCGGCCCGGCTCTGGCCACCGGCTGCACCATCGTCTTGAAGCCCTCGGAAGAGGCGCCGCTGACGCCGCTCCTGATCGCCGACCTGATGCAGGAGGCCGGCGTGCCGCCCGGCGTCGTCAATGTCGTGACCGGCACCGGCGCGGAAGCCGGCGCGCCGCTGGCCGCGCATATGGATGTCGACAAGCTTGTCTTCACCGGCTCGACCGCCACCGGCCAGGCCATCCTGCGCGCCTCGGCCGCCAACATGAAGCGCGTGTCGCTGGAACTCGGCGGCAAGTCGCCGGTGATCGTCTTGGCCGATGCCGATATCGAGCGCGCCGTGCCGGTGACGGCGATGTCCGTGTTCGCCAATTCCGGCCAGATCTGCATTGCCGGCTCGCGGCTTTTCGTCGAGCGGCCGATCTACGACGAATTCGTCGAGCGCGTCGCCGCCTTCGCCGCGAAACTCCGCATCGGCGACGGCGCCGATCCCGACACCGAGATCGGGCCGCTGATCTCACCGCGGCAGCTCGAGCGTGTCACAGGCTTCATCGAGGACGGCGCGCGCGAAGGCGCGCGGCTGCTGACGGGCGGCATGCGCATCACCGAGGGCGCCCTGGCCGCCGGCAATTTCATGACGCCCGGTGTGTTCTCAGGGGTCAGCGACGGCATGCGCATCGCGCGCGAGGAAATTTTTGGGCCGATCATCTCGGCGCTGCCCTTCGACACGCTGGACGAGGCGGTGCGGCGCGGCAACGACACGCCCTACGGACTCGGCGCCGGCGTGTTCACCCGCGACGTCGGCAAGGCGCATCAGCTCGCCAACCGGCTGCGCGCCGGCTCGGTCTGGGTCAACACCTATCACGCCATCGACCCGGCGGTGCCCTTCGGCGGCTACAAGATGAGCGGCTACGGCCGCGAGGGCGGCGCCGAGCATCTCGATGAATATCTCCACACCAAGGGCGTCTGGATCCGTACTGATTGACAGTCTGTATCAATTCAGTGTCCGTTGAATCGCTGCCCTGCCCTACTACCTGTCTTCACGAAATTCCCAGGCCGAAAGCGTTGGCTTTTCCTGGGCAACAAACGAATTTCAGCGGCTCGGCGAGCCGCTCCGGACTGGAATGGAGCGCATGAAGAAGATCGGGTTTCTTTCGTTCGGGCATTGGTCGCCCGCGCCGCAATCGGGCACGCGCTCGGGAGCGGACGCGCTGCTGCAATCGATCGACCTGGCGGTCGCGGCCGAGGAGCTCGGCGCCGACGGCGCCTATTTCCGCGTCCACCATTTTGCCCGGCAGCTCGGCTCGCCCTTCCCGCTGCTGGCCGCGGCGGGCGCGAAGACGAAGCGGATCGAGCTCGGCACCGCCGTCATCGACATGCGCTACGAAAACCCGCTCTACATGGCCGAGGATGCCGGCGCGGCCGACCTGATCGCCGGCGGGCGGCTGCAGCTCGGCATCGGCCGCGGCTCGCCCGAGCAGGTGATCGATGGCTGGCGATACTTCGGCTACGTGCCGGAAGAGGGCAAGAGCGACGCCGACATGGCGCGCCGCCACGCCGAGATTTTCCTGGACCTGCTGCGCGGCGAAGGTTTTGCGCAGCCCAATCCGCGGCCAATGTTTCCCAACCCGCCCGGGCTGCTGCGCCTGGAGCCGTTCTCCGCTGGCCTGCGCGAGCGCATCTGGTGGGGTGCCGCCACCAACGCCACCGCCGAATGGGCGGCCAGGCTCGGCATGAACCTGCAGAGCTCGACGCTGAAATTCGACGAGAGCGGCGAGCCGCTGCACATCCAGCAGGCCGAGCAGATCCGCGCCTACCGCGCCGCCTGGAAGGAAGCCGGCCACGCCAGGGAGCCGCGCGTCTCGGTCAGCCGCAGCATCTTTGCGCTCGTCAACGACATGGACCGCGCCTATTTCGGCGGCAGCGAGGGCGAGGACCATTTCGGCTATATCGAGCCGGAGAAGCGCGCCGTCTTCGGCCGCACCTATGCCGCCGAGCCGGACGTCCTGGTCGAACAGCTCAGGCAAGACCAGGCGATCGCCGAGGCCGACACGCTGCTGCTCACCGTGCCCAACCAGCTCGGCGTCGACTACAACGCCCATGTCATCGAGGCGATCCTGAAGCACGTCGCGCCGGCGCTGGGCTGGCGCTAAGCCGGACCGACTTCCCCAATATTGCTGCGGCGCTCGGGATGTGGCTTACCGTCGATATTGACACCTGATAAAATAACATCTTACTTTCACGTAATCGGTTACGTAACCGATTACGGCGTAATGAGTGGAGGAAAGCATGAGCAAGACTTCAAAGTCGCATGGACTCGATCTAAGCCGCTTCTCGCGGCGCCAGTTTCTCAGGACCAGCGCGCTTGCCGCCGGCGCGCTCGCACTGCCATTCGGCCCGGCTTTCGCTGCCGACAAGCCGAAGGTCGGCCTGGTCATGAAGTCCCTGGCCAACGAGTTCTTCAAGCAGATGCAGGCCGGCGCCGAGGCGTATGCGGCCAAGAACAAGGACAAGTTCGATTTCGCCGCCGTCGGCATGAAGGACGAGCGCGATTTCGCCGCGCAGGTCGATGCGATCGAGAACTTCATCACCCAGAACTACAACATCATCGTCGTGGCGCCGGCCGATTCCAAGGCCATGGTGACGCCGATCGCCAAGGCGCTGAAGGCCGGCATCAAGGTCATCAACATCGACGTCGCGCTCGACGAGGAAGCCAAGAAGAAGGCCGGCATCGATCTCGCCTTCTTCGGCCCGGACAACCGGGCCGGCGCCAAGCTGGCGGGCGACGCGCTCGGCAAGGCGCTGGGCAAGGGCGGCAAGGTCGTCATCCTCGAAGGCAATCCGGAGGCCGACAACGCCAAGCAGCGCAAGCTCGGCTTCGACGACGCGGTCAAGGAACACGGCCTCGACCTGCTCGACTCCAAGACGGCGCATTGGGAGACCGAGGAAGCCAACACGCTGATGACCAACTTCCTTACCCAGCACCCGGATATCCAGGGCGTGATGGCGGCCAACGACTCGATGGCGCTCGGCGTCGTCAAGGCGATCGACGCGGCCGGCAAGTCGGGCCAGATCAAGGTGGTCGGATTCGACAACATCCCGGCCGTCGGGCCGCTGCTCAAGGAAGGCAAGATGCTCGCCACCGTCGAGCAGTATGGCGCGCAGATGGCGGCGCTCGGCATCGACTACGGCCTGCGCGAGCTCGCCGGCGAAAAATTCTCCGGCTGGGTCAAGACGGACATCAAGCTGGTCACGGCGTGAAACTGCCAACGGCACCAGCGTCGATAGCTGGTGCTATCGCCCATTTTACCTGATCGTCGCCGCCGGCCTGTTCCGGCGGCGAGGATGGCGCGTTCCTATCGCTTTCGCGGTAGAAGAGCGGAGCTCAGGACTTTTCGCTGCCCATGGACGACGTGATTCTTTCCCTTCAAGGGGTCGGAAAGATCTTTCCCGGCGCCGTCGCGCTGAGCGACGTCTCGCTGTCGATCGCGCGCGGCGAAACCCATATCATCCTGGGCGAGAACGGCGCCGGCAAGTCGACGCTGATCAAGCTGCTCGCCGGCATCTACCAGCCGGACAGCGGCTCGATCGCATTCAACGGCGCGCCCTATGAGCCGAAGACGCCGCATGATGCGCAGCAGAGCGGCATCCGCATCGTGCATCAGGAACTCAACCTGCTGCCCTATCTCAGCATCGCCGAGAACCTGATGCTGGAAAGCCTGCCGCGCCGCGCCTTCGGCATCGTCGACGGCAAGGCGCTCAACCGGCGCGCGGTGGCGTTGCTCGAGGAGGTCGGGCTCGACGTCGACCCCCGGACCCGCGTCGAGGCGCTGGGCGTCGCGCAGATGCAGCTGGTCGAGATCGCCAAGGCGCTGAGCTACGACAGCAAGCTCCTGGTCCTCGACGAACCGACGGCGACGCTGACGCCGCCGGAGATCAAACGGCTCTTTTCCATCATCAAGCGGCTGAAGGCCAAGGGCGTCACCATCATCTACATCTCGCATCGCCTGCATGAGGTGTTCGAGATCGGCGACCGGGTGACCATTTTGCGCAACGGCAGGCTGGTGGCGACACGCAACCTCCGCGGCCTCGCAGTGCCCGACCTGGTGCGCATGATGATCGGCCGCGACATCGCCGACGAATACAGCTTCGACGCCTCGATCGTGCCGGGCAAGATCGCGCTGAGCGTCGCCAGTCTGAAGCGCAGCGCAGCGACGCCCGAAATTTCCTTCGCCGTCCGGCATGGCGAGATCCTGGGCGTCGCCGGATTGGTCGGCAGCGGCCGCACGGAGGCCATGCGGGCCCTGTTCGGCGCCGATCCCAAGCTCGACGGCATCGTCGAGATCGACGGCAAGCCGGTAGCGATCACCGCACCCAAGGATGCCGTGCGGCATGGGCTCAGCCTGCTCACCGAGGACCGCAAGGGCCAGGGGCTGCTGCTCGACCTGGCCGTCGACAAGAACATCACCATCACCGATCTGGCAAAGGTTTCGCGCCATGGGCTGGTCAACCGCCGCGCCGAAGCCGCAGTGGCCAGGGATCTGATCGGCCAGCTGCGCGTCAAGGCAAGCTCGATCGAGCAGGCGGTGCGAAACCTCTCGGGCGGCAACCAGCAGAAGGTGGTGCTGGCCAAATGGCTGTTCCGCGGCACCTCAACGCTGATCCTCGACGAGCCGACGCGCGGGGTCGACATCGGCGCGCGGCGAGAGATCTACCAGCTGCTCTGGATGTTGGCGGCGGCGCAGAAGGGCATCATCATGGTGTCGTCCGACCTGCCCGAGCTGATGGGCATGTGCCACCGCATCATCGTCTTCTCGAAGAACAGAATCGTCGGCGAGGTGCCGCGCGCCGAATTCGACCAGGAGCGCATCCTGTCGCTGGCCTATCAGGAGTATGTGCGACCATGAGCGAGACGTCCGAACCCCTCGTGGCGGCGCCCGTTTCCCCCGGCCGGGCGAAGTTCCTGCGCTTCCTCATCCGCGACGCCGGCGTGCTCCTGGCGCTGGTGCTGATCACGCTGTTCTTCTCGCTCAGCGCGCCCTATTTCGCGACGCCCGGCAATGCGTTGAAGATCTTCGTGCAGATCGCCATCAACACGGTTCTGGCGGCAGGCATGACCTTCGTCATCCTCACCGGCGGCATCGACCTTTCGGTCGGCTCGGTGCTGGCGCTGTGCACCGTGGTCGGCGCGACGGTCATGATCAACGAGAGCCTGTCGCCGGCGGCGGCGATCACGCTG
Protein-coding sequences here:
- a CDS encoding sugar ABC transporter permease, producing the protein MRYRNATAYRFLTPYLLVFAIFWIWPIISSFLISFQATRTVPWRFAPAFNWGRLIGDPAFFNALKNTLLILVIQVPVMIALAIVMAVLLNSPLLKLRGLYRFAFFAPVVVGEVAYSAVFRLMFSLDFGIVNKLLNGVGLPKIDWFSNDTPAMALIMIAVTWRWAGYNAIIILAGLQSIPDDVYEAATLDRVSKVKQFFYITLPLLKPVIVFCAVLSIIGTMQLFTEPFLITERGGPGGGTETLGLLLYRQGFRSLNFGYASAIAYTMAGLAIAITLVQLWLTRDPK
- a CDS encoding aldehyde dehydrogenase family protein is translated as MAIPARRLSPRTPIDGRHRQMLIDGQWCDAVSGRTFETRNPATGALIGTVPQADAKDIDLAVSAARRAFEGPWSRFKPYERQLLLLKIADLMERHWEELALSDTTDMGMPITRTLANRNRVLGMLRFYAGMATSIHGHTIGNSLPGEIVSYTRKEPVGVVGAIIPWNAPTAASIWKIGPALATGCTIVLKPSEEAPLTPLLIADLMQEAGVPPGVVNVVTGTGAEAGAPLAAHMDVDKLVFTGSTATGQAILRASAANMKRVSLELGGKSPVIVLADADIERAVPVTAMSVFANSGQICIAGSRLFVERPIYDEFVERVAAFAAKLRIGDGADPDTEIGPLISPRQLERVTGFIEDGAREGARLLTGGMRITEGALAAGNFMTPGVFSGVSDGMRIAREEIFGPIISALPFDTLDEAVRRGNDTPYGLGAGVFTRDVGKAHQLANRLRAGSVWVNTYHAIDPAVPFGGYKMSGYGREGGAEHLDEYLHTKGVWIRTD
- a CDS encoding helix-turn-helix domain-containing protein, producing MPGRPFYQPGASSVEGLPLALQMFHNHPLVMLKPHWHAQVEVNFIVRGSVHYRMAEHEISLSAGEMCLFWGGLPHQMDDLTDDAIYAGAHLPLVHFFRLHLPADVRHRLMTGATLVTNATDQSDNDNFRRWNEYARSGDPAKAEHAVNELLLRLERVRFEPYRLVPGTGPGQGAGNPFDQQSSRNVGRMCDFIAENFLYDIDCVNIAAAADIHPKYAMSLFKKSTGMTLNEYVNLLRLSYAQALLMHEDANVLKVAMDSGFGSLSAFNKSFRKLAGMSPSDFRRAGGR
- a CDS encoding sugar ABC transporter substrate-binding protein, producing MSKTSKSHGLDLSRFSRRQFLRTSALAAGALALPFGPAFAADKPKVGLVMKSLANEFFKQMQAGAEAYAAKNKDKFDFAAVGMKDERDFAAQVDAIENFITQNYNIIVVAPADSKAMVTPIAKALKAGIKVINIDVALDEEAKKKAGIDLAFFGPDNRAGAKLAGDALGKALGKGGKVVILEGNPEADNAKQRKLGFDDAVKEHGLDLLDSKTAHWETEEANTLMTNFLTQHPDIQGVMAANDSMALGVVKAIDAAGKSGQIKVVGFDNIPAVGPLLKEGKMLATVEQYGAQMAALGIDYGLRELAGEKFSGWVKTDIKLVTA
- a CDS encoding carbohydrate ABC transporter permease, giving the protein MTSRANNRLGRSILLHLVLTPLALVWLFPLWMMVVFATMPDNAIFSPGIQLLPRDSFLDNVGNLERDTNFIGAIGISVSVAVTYTFLSVLLTSMAGWALARYEFFGKGMVVAIIFGTITLPYAVVLIPQFIMVARDFQLANTWVALIVPPLFNSLGVLFMRQAFSMMPAELFDAARVEGVKEWRIFLFVALPLARPMLAALAIILFLASWNNYLWPLLINSQPGAMTAPVALGTLIGLTKVSWGGIMAGAVMLTVPMLVVFVLLQRHFIAGIAAGAVK
- a CDS encoding LLM class flavin-dependent oxidoreductase, yielding MKKIGFLSFGHWSPAPQSGTRSGADALLQSIDLAVAAEELGADGAYFRVHHFARQLGSPFPLLAAAGAKTKRIELGTAVIDMRYENPLYMAEDAGAADLIAGGRLQLGIGRGSPEQVIDGWRYFGYVPEEGKSDADMARRHAEIFLDLLRGEGFAQPNPRPMFPNPPGLLRLEPFSAGLRERIWWGAATNATAEWAARLGMNLQSSTLKFDESGEPLHIQQAEQIRAYRAAWKEAGHAREPRVSVSRSIFALVNDMDRAYFGGSEGEDHFGYIEPEKRAVFGRTYAAEPDVLVEQLRQDQAIAEADTLLLTVPNQLGVDYNAHVIEAILKHVAPALGWR
- a CDS encoding ABC transporter substrate-binding protein, which translates into the protein MRTTLTCATLLLALGSGPALAQSGEITIWSWNIAASSLKATVAGFNKKYPDIKVTVQDLGNQPTYDKSIAGCAAGGVGLPDIVSIENGEAENYWSQFPDCFVDLHTLGYTAEDEKKFPDFKRTELEVGDKAYAMPWDSGPVAVFYRRDFYEKAGVDPASIKTWDDFIAAGKKIQAVNPGVTMTNADFNGDTEFFRMISNEQGCGYFAEDGQSITVNQPKCVDTLTKIKEMKDAGIMSSADWGTKITNNTAGTVASQVYGGWYEGTIRTESPKESGKWGVYPMPSLTADGPRAANLGGSSLAITSASKNKEAAYAYLKYTLETNEGQITMLKDFGLVPSLISALQDPYVSQGLDYWGGQAVWKDILATLPKVVPSRGTQFQSDAEIIMRAVQTKYLGGGYPDAKAALDDAANQIASATGLPVK
- the ugpC gene encoding sn-glycerol-3-phosphate ABC transporter ATP-binding protein UgpC, whose translation is MAAVTLTNVVKRFGVFEVVHGASIDIADGEFVVFVGPSGCGKSTLLRMVAGLEDISSGEIAIGGKVVNDVEPADRGIAMVFQSYALYPHMTVEQNLSFGLRMNGNPKADTDRRVKRAAEILCIDELMQRRPKQLSGGQRQRVAIGRAIVREPQVFLFDEPLSNLDAELRVQMRIEISRLHKELGATMIYVTHDQTEAMTLADRIVVLKAGNVEQIGAPLDLYDDPANRFVAGFIGSPKMNFIAARVVEAGHGFATIELVNHGGARLRKPLCDAAPAAGAEVALGVRPEHFFEAGQGDCDIAVKAEVAEHLGSVSYVYADAGPEELIIEREAARQRASGDHFTVSIKADRSLLFDKTGARIR
- a CDS encoding COG4280 domain-containing protein, with product MHDLTPILSTVTASFLASFVEVVEAFTIVLAVGVTRSWRPALTGAALALAVLAALVLAFGPLLALVPITVLQFVVGVLLILFGMRWLRKAILRRAGILALRDEEAAFLRQTAALGRQAADRRADYLAGVAAFKAVLLEGVEVVFIVVAVGAAHGQTLYASLGALAAFVLVMLVGLAVHRPLARVPENALKFIVGLMLTSFGVFWTGEGLGAEWPGEDFALIAIFGIIAGTSFAIVRRLRGVYPRPAEGSAR